The Papaver somniferum cultivar HN1 unplaced genomic scaffold, ASM357369v1 unplaced-scaffold_18, whole genome shotgun sequence genome includes a window with the following:
- the LOC113337954 gene encoding uncharacterized protein LOC113337954 — protein MDKSWMDKHRLSPEYEQGVEKFLRYAIDHIRDSMDTDEIDDEIEILCPCRECMHTGSLPVHKVRIHLYVSGINRNYKNWIWHGEEVTANSRSCTSHDDFQYAHGDDEDEMELPEDAAAAIDMVQAAHEEFTGDPCSFQKLIEDAEKPLYPSCSSHTKVSTLIRLFNIKAKGGWSDKSFTELLREVKSMLPPNNELPESMYEAKKTLNALGMEYEKIHACPNDCLLFKKDYKDDNTCRTCGASRWKKAPSGTSKGVPEKVMWYFSPITRFRRMFRSPKTSKHLIYHSLPRVEDGKLRHPVDSPTWKLVDNKWPEFAKEPRNLRLALSTDGFNPNSSVGGNYSCWPPGNDIDVYLAPLIEDLHKLWDEGVEVYDAYKEENFNLKAVLLWTISDFPAYANLSGCPKGGYNACPICAERTSSIRLKYSGKNVYQSHRKFLPRKHKFRLDKKAFDGQQELGTAPKPYDGEEVLRQVEGIQNVWGKTTKSKPVYWKKKSIFFELAYWKYLLVRHCLDVMHTEKNIGESIVGTLLNVPKKTKDGYNARKDLEDLGMRPELAPKENGKKAYLPPACFTLTKKEKIKLCKTLSELKVPKGYCSNFKNRVSMIDLKLYGLKSHDYHMLMQQFLPLAIRSILPEHVRNAMIRLCFFFKEIYCTEVDVMRLTQIQEDLVVTLCLLEQYFLPSFFDIMVHLTVHLVREVQLCGTVCFRWMYPFERFMKVLKGYVRNRNRIEGSIAEGYIAEEAVEFCTEYFKNVVTIGIPIVGTATTTENFCGTSLLSDGKTLSKSTFADLDVNGPVMRQAHQTVLNNTEVVEPYFELHMSYLKEKFPHETEKWLEKQHCQTFQDWLHEKVEEERKDPDNIISEELRWIASGPSSQILTNEGFKVNGCRYHTKARDDIRVTQNSGVCLVDTEDNSYYGVIKEIWVLDYQMIRVPLFKCNWVQNRAIKIDKLGFRRVELERLGHKADPFIMASQAKQVFYVQDQSYSNCSIVISTRERYIDECEVEESLALEGNPSFENVVPEEGSFDIGDDSQYAYMRDNNDGIWIEYISKEKNKTHVQDDNPMDEDESSDDDSSMDDGYSSMEIEADDDD, from the exons ATGGACAAATCCTGGATGGATAAACATAGGTTGTCTCCAGAATATGAACAaggtgttgagaaattcttgagatATGCCATCGATCATATTCGTGACAGTATGGATACTGATGAGATAGATGATGAAATTGAGATATTATGTCCGTGTAGGGAATGCATGCACACTGGTTCTCTGCCAGTGCATAAAGTGAGAATTCACCTGTATGTTAGTGGTATCAATCGAAACTACAAGAATTGGATTTGGCATGGGGAAGAGGTTACTGCTAATTCTAGGTCGTGTACTTCACATGACGATTTCCAATATGCGCATGGTGACGATGAGGATGAAATGGAGCTACCTGAAGATGCTGCAGCAGCAATAGATATGGTTCAGGCTGCACATGAAGAGTTCACAGGGGATCCATGTAGTTTCCAAAAGTTGATTgaagatgcagaaaaaccacttTACCCAAGTTGTTCTTCGCATACAAAGGTATCGACATTGATTAGGCTATTCAACATAAAAGCAAAAGGTGGTTGGTCCGATAAGAGCTTCACAGAATTACTCCGTGAAGTTAAAAGCATGCTCCCACCAAATAACGAGTTGCCTGAGTCTATGTACGAAGCTAAGAAAACTCTTAATGCATTAGGGATGGAATATGAGAAAATACATGCATGTCCCAATGATTGCCTGCTTTTCAAAAAGGATTATAAAGATGATAATACTTGCCGGACCTGCGGAGCTTCTAGATGGAAGAAGGCGCCATCTGGTACGAGTAAAGGGGTGCCTGAGAAAGTGATGTGGTATTTTTCACCTATTACTAGATTTCGAAGGATGTTTCGGTCACCAAAGACATCAAAACACCTGATATATCATAGCCTCCCAAGAGTTGAAGATGGTAAACTTCGTCATCCAGTCGACTCCCCGACATGGAAACTAGTTGACAATAAATGGCCAGAGTTCGCTAAAGAACCACGAAATCTGAGGTTAGCTCTTTCTACAGATGGGTTCAATCCAAATAGTTCTGTTGGTGGCAATTATAGTTGTTGGCCG CCCGGAAACGATATAGATGTTTATTTGGCCCCTCTTATAGAGGATCTACATAAATTATGGGATGAAGGTGTGGAAGTTTATGATGCCTACAAGGAGGAGAACTTCAATCTCAAAGCTGTACTTCTTTGGACGATCAGTGACTTCCCCGCATATGCTAATCTTTCGGGTTGCCCTAAAGGAGGATATAATGCTTGTCCAATTTGTGCTGAACGTACTTCTTCCATCAGGCTCAAATACTCCGGGAAAAATGTTTATCAAAGTCATAGGAAATTTCTTCCCAGAAAACACAAGTTTAGATTGGATAAAAAGGCTTTTGATGGTCAGCAAGAGTTAGGTACAGCTCCAAAACCTTACGACGGTGAAGAAGTTCTTAGGCAGGTTGAAGGCATTCAGAACGTATGGGGTAAGACAACGAAATCTAAACCCGTCTATTGGAAGAAGAAGTCAATTTTCTTTGAACTAGCATACTGGAAGTACCTGCTTGTCCGACATTGTCTAGATGTCATGCACACGGAGAAAAACATAGGAGAGAGTATTGTTGGGACGTTACTAAACGTACCTAAGAAAACAAAAGATGGTTATAATGCTCGAAAAGACCTTGAGGATTTAGGAATGAGGCCTGAATTGGCACCTAAAGAGAATGGAAAAAAGGCATACCTTCCACCGGCATGTTTCACATTGACAAAGAAGGAAAAGATTAAGCTCTGTAAAACATTGTCTGAATTGAAGGTCCCAAAAGGTTACTGTTCGAATTTTAAAAACCGGGTATCGATGATAGATTTAAAGTTGTACGGTCTAAAATCGCATGACTATCACATGCTTATGCAGCAATTTCTTCCGTTAGCTATAAGGTCCATTTTGCCTGAGCATGTGAGAAATGCTATGATCaggttatgtttttttttcaaggaAATCTACTGCACTGAGGTTGATGTCATGCGCCTGACTCAAATACAAGAGGACTTGGTTGTTACCTTATGCTTATTGGAACAATATTTTCTCCCGTCTTTTTttgacatcatggttcatttaactgtcCATTTGGTTCGGGAAGTTCAATTATGTGGGACGGTTTGCTTCCGATGGATGTATCCTTTTGAAAGGTTTATGAAGGTTTTGAAAGGCTATGTTCGAAATCGGAACCGTATAGAAGGTTCCATAGCTGAGGGTTATATTGCAGAAGAGGCGGTTGAGTTTTGCACTGAGTACTTCAAAAATGTTGTAACTATTGGTATTCCTATTGTTGGTACTGCAACAACGACCGAAAATTTTTGTGGCACGAGCCTTCTTTCTGACGGGAAGACATTATCAAAGAGCACATTTGCTGATCTTGATGTTAATGGACCAGTGATGCGGCAGGCACACCAAACTGTACTAAATAACACAGAAGTCGTGGAACCCTACTTTGA GTTACACATGTCTTATTTGAAGGAAAAATTTCCACATGAAACAGAAAAATGGCTGGAGAAACAGCATTGTCAAACATTCCAAGATTGGTTACATGAAAAA GTTGAAGAAGAACGAAAGGATCCTGATAATATTATATCTGAAGAATTGAGATGGATAGCATCTGGACCAAGTAGCCAAATACTGACAAATGAAGGATTCAAAGTAAATGGATGCCGATATCACACAAAGGCTCGAGATGATATAAGAGTTACCCAAAACAGTGGAGTATGCTTAGTGGACACAGAAGACAACAGTTACTACGGTGTGATCAAGGAGATATGGGTTCTTGATTATCAAATGATAAGGGTACCCTTGTTCAAGTGTAACTGGGTGCAAAATCGGGCAATAAAGATAGATAAACTGGGATTCAGACGAGTTGAACTTGAGAGGTTAGGTCATAAAGCTGACCCCTTCATTATGGCTTCCCAAGCGAAACAAGTTTTCTATGTACAAGACCAAAGTTATTCTAATTGTTCGATTGTCATATCAACACGGGAAAGATATATAGATGAATGTGAGGTGGAAGAGTCACTGGCCTTAGAGGGTAATCCCAGTTTTGAAAATGTTGTTCCTGAGGAGGGTTCCTTCGACATAGGTGATGATTCTCAATATGCTTACATGCGTGATAACAATGACGGTATATGGATTGAATACATCtccaaggaaaaaaataaaacacaCGTGCAAGATGACAACCCGATGGACGAGGATGAATCATCGGATGATGACAGTTCCATGGACGACGGTTACAGTTCAATGGAAATTGAAGCAGATGATGATGACTGA